The Juglans regia cultivar Chandler chromosome 2, Walnut 2.0, whole genome shotgun sequence genome includes a window with the following:
- the LOC109005996 gene encoding translation initiation factor IF-2-like isoform X3 has translation MALRAFTKKGIRSGFTRVLNSVPPRPAAQSFFSSSLEDAVKELTPASVRCISEFSFSSVSGLAHHKVQVVLPLTRCFHASSELWARRTNNELVHENSSNKKIPKKGKFVKRIRTEPPVEAPYVPPKLKRTTKSLVDKTIDIFEGMTIIELAKRAGESISTLQDILVNVGEKVDSEFDPLSIDIAELVAMEVGINVRRLHSNEGAEILPRPAVVTVMGHVDHGKTSLLDALRQTSVAAKEAGGITQHLGAFVVGMQSGASITFLDTPGHAAFSAMRARGAAVTDIVVLVVAADDGVMPQTLEAMAHAKAANVSIVVAINKCDKPAAEPERVKLQLASEGLLLEEMGGDVQVVQVSAIKKTGLDSLEEALLLQAEMMDLKARIDGPAQAYVVEARLDRGRGPLATAIVKAGTLVCGQHVVVGSEWGRIRAIRDMVGKLTEKATPTMPVEIEGLKGLPMAGDDIIVVESEERARMLSEGRKKKFEKDRLRKISEGATETLEPSDEVSKRVEMPIIVKADVQGTVQAVTDALRTLNSPQVFVNVVHVGVGPISQSDVELAKACGACIVGFNVKGPSSSIGLAASQASIKKLAV, from the exons GGTATACGCTCTGGTTTTACAAGAGTGTTGAATTCTGTACCACCAAGACCTGCAGCTCAGTcattcttttcatcttctcttgAGGATGCAGTAAAAGAATTAACCCCTGCTTCAGTAAGATGCATATCAG AGTTCTCTTTCAGCTCAGTGTCGGGATTGGCCCATCACAAGGTTCAAGTAGTATTACCCCTTACAAG GTGTTTTCATGCCAGTTCGGAGCTTTGGGCTAGAAGGACAAATAATGAGCTAGTTCATGAAAATAGTTCAAATAAAAAGATTCCCAAGAAAGGGAAGTTTGTGAAAAGAATCAGGACTGAGCCACCTGTTGAAGCTCCTTATGTGCCTCCTAAACTCAAAAGAACCACAAAATCCTTGGTAGATAAAACAATTGACATATTTGAAGGCATGACAATTATTGAGCTTGCCAAGCGTGCCGGTGAGTCAATATCCACTCTGCAGGATATTCTTGTAAATGTTGGGGAAAAGGTTGACTCTGAGTTTGACCCTCTCAGCATTGATATTGCCGAGCTGGTAGCAATG GAAGTTGGAATCAACGTTAGGAGGCTACACTCCAATGAAGGTGCAGAAATTTTACCCAGGCCTGCAGTTGTAACAGTTATGGGTCATGTTGATCATGGTAAAACTTCTCTTTTGGATGCTCTACGTCAAACATCTGTTGCAGCGAAGGAAGCTGGAGGCATAACACAGCATCTTGGTGCTTTTGTTGTGGGTATGCAATCAGGAGCATCGATCACATTTCTGGACACACCTGGTCATGCTGCATTCAGTGCAATGCGAGCAAGAGGTGCAGCAGTCACAGATATAGTAGTTCTAGTTGTAGCTGCTGATGATGGGGTGATGCCCCAAACTCTTGAAGCCATGGCTCATGCAAAAGCAGCAAATGTCTCAATTGTTGTTGCTATTAATAAATGTGATAAACCAGCTGCTGAACCAGAAAGGGTAAAACTCCAGCTTGCTTCGGAGGGCTTACTACTAGAGGAGATGGGTGGGGATGTTCAGGTGGTTCAAGTTTCTGCAATAAAGAAGACTGGATTGGATAGCTTGGAGGAGGCTTTGCTTCTCCAGGCTGAAATGATGGATCTGAAAGCACGAATTGATGGGCCTGCTCAAGCTTATGTGGTGGAGGCAAGACTTGACAGGGGACGGGGCCCATTGGCTACTGCAATAGTGAAGGCAGGGACATTGGTTTGTGGGCAGCATGTGGTTGTGGGCTCAGAGTGGGGTAGAATAAGGGCTATTAGGGATATGGTGGGGAAGTTGACAGAAAAGGCAACGCCTACAATGCCTGTCGAAATTGAAGGGCTGAAGGGGCTCCCAATGGCTGGCGATGATATTATAGTTGTGGAATCTGAGGAGCGAGCTAGAATGCTTAGTGAggggaggaaaaagaaatttgagaaagatagGCTTAGAAAGATCAGTGAGGGGGCAACAGAAACTTTGGAACCATCAGATGAGGTGTCTAAGAGGGTTGAAATGCCAATAATAGTAAAAGCAGATGTTCAGGGCACCGTCCAAGCTGTCACAGATGCATTGAGGACTTTAAATAGTCCTCAG gtttttgTGAATGTTGTCCATGTTGGTGTTGGGCCTATTTCTCAATCTGATGTGGAACTTGCAAAAGCGTGTGGTGCATGTATAGTTGGGTTCAATGTAAAGGGTCCATCCAGTTCTATCGGTCTGGCAGCATCTCAAGCCAGTATAAAG AAATTGGCAGTTTGA
- the LOC109005996 gene encoding translation initiation factor IF-2-like isoform X1 — protein MALRAFTKKGIRSGFTRVLNSVPPRPAAQSFFSSSLEDAVKELTPASVRCISEFSFSSVSGLAHHKVQVVLPLTRCFHASSELWARRTNNELVHENSSNKKIPKKGKFVKRIRTEPPVEAPYVPPKLKRTTKSLVDKTIDIFEGMTIIELAKRAGESISTLQDILVNVGEKVDSEFDPLSIDIAELVAMEVGINVRRLHSNEGAEILPRPAVVTVMGHVDHGKTSLLDALRQTSVAAKEAGGITQHLGAFVVGMQSGASITFLDTPGHAAFSAMRARGAAVTDIVVLVVAADDGVMPQTLEAMAHAKAANVSIVVAINKCDKPAAEPERVKLQLASEGLLLEEMGGDVQVVQVSAIKKTGLDSLEEALLLQAEMMDLKARIDGPAQAYVVEARLDRGRGPLATAIVKAGTLVCGQHVVVGSEWGRIRAIRDMVGKLTEKATPTMPVEIEGLKGLPMAGDDIIVVESEERARMLSEGRKKKFEKDRLRKISEGATETLEPSDEVSKRVEMPIIVKADVQGTVQAVTDALRTLNSPQVFVNVVHVGVGPISQSDVELAKACGACIVGFNVKGPSSSIGLAASQASIKIVLHCVIYHLLEEIGSLIVDKAPGTYESQVAGEAEVLNIFELKGRSKSKGDDVKIAGCRVIDGCVSKSSTLRLLRSGEVVFEGSCASLKREKQDVESVRKGNECGLVIGDWDDLQIGDIIQCLEQIVRKPKFISSESGAVRIEC, from the exons GGTATACGCTCTGGTTTTACAAGAGTGTTGAATTCTGTACCACCAAGACCTGCAGCTCAGTcattcttttcatcttctcttgAGGATGCAGTAAAAGAATTAACCCCTGCTTCAGTAAGATGCATATCAG AGTTCTCTTTCAGCTCAGTGTCGGGATTGGCCCATCACAAGGTTCAAGTAGTATTACCCCTTACAAG GTGTTTTCATGCCAGTTCGGAGCTTTGGGCTAGAAGGACAAATAATGAGCTAGTTCATGAAAATAGTTCAAATAAAAAGATTCCCAAGAAAGGGAAGTTTGTGAAAAGAATCAGGACTGAGCCACCTGTTGAAGCTCCTTATGTGCCTCCTAAACTCAAAAGAACCACAAAATCCTTGGTAGATAAAACAATTGACATATTTGAAGGCATGACAATTATTGAGCTTGCCAAGCGTGCCGGTGAGTCAATATCCACTCTGCAGGATATTCTTGTAAATGTTGGGGAAAAGGTTGACTCTGAGTTTGACCCTCTCAGCATTGATATTGCCGAGCTGGTAGCAATG GAAGTTGGAATCAACGTTAGGAGGCTACACTCCAATGAAGGTGCAGAAATTTTACCCAGGCCTGCAGTTGTAACAGTTATGGGTCATGTTGATCATGGTAAAACTTCTCTTTTGGATGCTCTACGTCAAACATCTGTTGCAGCGAAGGAAGCTGGAGGCATAACACAGCATCTTGGTGCTTTTGTTGTGGGTATGCAATCAGGAGCATCGATCACATTTCTGGACACACCTGGTCATGCTGCATTCAGTGCAATGCGAGCAAGAGGTGCAGCAGTCACAGATATAGTAGTTCTAGTTGTAGCTGCTGATGATGGGGTGATGCCCCAAACTCTTGAAGCCATGGCTCATGCAAAAGCAGCAAATGTCTCAATTGTTGTTGCTATTAATAAATGTGATAAACCAGCTGCTGAACCAGAAAGGGTAAAACTCCAGCTTGCTTCGGAGGGCTTACTACTAGAGGAGATGGGTGGGGATGTTCAGGTGGTTCAAGTTTCTGCAATAAAGAAGACTGGATTGGATAGCTTGGAGGAGGCTTTGCTTCTCCAGGCTGAAATGATGGATCTGAAAGCACGAATTGATGGGCCTGCTCAAGCTTATGTGGTGGAGGCAAGACTTGACAGGGGACGGGGCCCATTGGCTACTGCAATAGTGAAGGCAGGGACATTGGTTTGTGGGCAGCATGTGGTTGTGGGCTCAGAGTGGGGTAGAATAAGGGCTATTAGGGATATGGTGGGGAAGTTGACAGAAAAGGCAACGCCTACAATGCCTGTCGAAATTGAAGGGCTGAAGGGGCTCCCAATGGCTGGCGATGATATTATAGTTGTGGAATCTGAGGAGCGAGCTAGAATGCTTAGTGAggggaggaaaaagaaatttgagaaagatagGCTTAGAAAGATCAGTGAGGGGGCAACAGAAACTTTGGAACCATCAGATGAGGTGTCTAAGAGGGTTGAAATGCCAATAATAGTAAAAGCAGATGTTCAGGGCACCGTCCAAGCTGTCACAGATGCATTGAGGACTTTAAATAGTCCTCAG gtttttgTGAATGTTGTCCATGTTGGTGTTGGGCCTATTTCTCAATCTGATGTGGAACTTGCAAAAGCGTGTGGTGCATGTATAGTTGGGTTCAATGTAAAGGGTCCATCCAGTTCTATCGGTCTGGCAGCATCTCAAGCCAGTATAAAG ATAGTGCTGCACTGTGTGATTTATCACCTTTTGGAAGAAATTGGCAGTTTGATTGTGGATAAGGCCCCTGGGACTTATGAGTCCCAGGTTGCTGGGGAGGCCGAGGTGCTGAATATATTTGAGCTCAAAGGAAGGAGCAAGTCAAAGGGAGATGATGTGAAAATTGCTGGTTGCCGGGTTATTGATGGCTGTGTCTCAAAATCATCAACCTTGAGGCTTTTGAGGAGTGGGGAAGTAGTATTTGAAGGATCCTGTGCATCTCTTAAGCGGGAGAAGCAGGACGTGGAGTCGGTGAGAAAAGGAAACGAGTGTGGACTTGTGATTGGTGATTGGGATGATCTTCAAATTGGAGACATCATCCAGTGCTTGGAGCAAATTGTGAGGAAGCCCAAGTTCATTTCCTCTGAGAGTGGTGCAGTTCGAATCGAGTGTTGA
- the LOC109005996 gene encoding translation initiation factor IF-2-like isoform X4 produces the protein MALRAFTKKGIRSGFTRVLNSVPPRPAAQSFFSSSLEDAVKELTPASVRCISEFSFSSVSGLAHHKVQVVLPLTRCFHASSELWARRTNNELVHENSSNKKIPKKGKFVKRIRTEPPVEAPYVPPKLKRTTKSLVDKTIDIFEGMTIIELAKRAGESISTLQDILVNVGEKVDSEFDPLSIDIAELVAMEVGINVRRLHSNEGAEILPRPAVVTVMGHVDHGKTSLLDALRQTSVAAKEAGGITQHLGAFVVGMQSGASITFLDTPGHAAFSAMRARGAAVTDIVVLVVAADDGVMPQTLEAMAHAKAANVSIVVAINKCDKPAAEPERVKLQLASEGLLLEEMGGDVQVVQVSAIKKTGLDSLEEALLLQAEMMDLKARIDGPAQAYVVEARLDRGRGPLATAIVKAGTLVCGQHVVVGSEWGRIRAIRDMVGKLTEKATPTMPVEIEGLKGLPMAGDDIIVVESEERARMLSEGRKKKFEKDRLRKISEGATETLEPSDEVSKRVEMPIIVKADVQGTVQAVTDALRTLNSPQVFVNVVHVGVGPISQSDVELAKACGACIVGFNVKGPSSSIGLAASQASIKFDCG, from the exons GGTATACGCTCTGGTTTTACAAGAGTGTTGAATTCTGTACCACCAAGACCTGCAGCTCAGTcattcttttcatcttctcttgAGGATGCAGTAAAAGAATTAACCCCTGCTTCAGTAAGATGCATATCAG AGTTCTCTTTCAGCTCAGTGTCGGGATTGGCCCATCACAAGGTTCAAGTAGTATTACCCCTTACAAG GTGTTTTCATGCCAGTTCGGAGCTTTGGGCTAGAAGGACAAATAATGAGCTAGTTCATGAAAATAGTTCAAATAAAAAGATTCCCAAGAAAGGGAAGTTTGTGAAAAGAATCAGGACTGAGCCACCTGTTGAAGCTCCTTATGTGCCTCCTAAACTCAAAAGAACCACAAAATCCTTGGTAGATAAAACAATTGACATATTTGAAGGCATGACAATTATTGAGCTTGCCAAGCGTGCCGGTGAGTCAATATCCACTCTGCAGGATATTCTTGTAAATGTTGGGGAAAAGGTTGACTCTGAGTTTGACCCTCTCAGCATTGATATTGCCGAGCTGGTAGCAATG GAAGTTGGAATCAACGTTAGGAGGCTACACTCCAATGAAGGTGCAGAAATTTTACCCAGGCCTGCAGTTGTAACAGTTATGGGTCATGTTGATCATGGTAAAACTTCTCTTTTGGATGCTCTACGTCAAACATCTGTTGCAGCGAAGGAAGCTGGAGGCATAACACAGCATCTTGGTGCTTTTGTTGTGGGTATGCAATCAGGAGCATCGATCACATTTCTGGACACACCTGGTCATGCTGCATTCAGTGCAATGCGAGCAAGAGGTGCAGCAGTCACAGATATAGTAGTTCTAGTTGTAGCTGCTGATGATGGGGTGATGCCCCAAACTCTTGAAGCCATGGCTCATGCAAAAGCAGCAAATGTCTCAATTGTTGTTGCTATTAATAAATGTGATAAACCAGCTGCTGAACCAGAAAGGGTAAAACTCCAGCTTGCTTCGGAGGGCTTACTACTAGAGGAGATGGGTGGGGATGTTCAGGTGGTTCAAGTTTCTGCAATAAAGAAGACTGGATTGGATAGCTTGGAGGAGGCTTTGCTTCTCCAGGCTGAAATGATGGATCTGAAAGCACGAATTGATGGGCCTGCTCAAGCTTATGTGGTGGAGGCAAGACTTGACAGGGGACGGGGCCCATTGGCTACTGCAATAGTGAAGGCAGGGACATTGGTTTGTGGGCAGCATGTGGTTGTGGGCTCAGAGTGGGGTAGAATAAGGGCTATTAGGGATATGGTGGGGAAGTTGACAGAAAAGGCAACGCCTACAATGCCTGTCGAAATTGAAGGGCTGAAGGGGCTCCCAATGGCTGGCGATGATATTATAGTTGTGGAATCTGAGGAGCGAGCTAGAATGCTTAGTGAggggaggaaaaagaaatttgagaaagatagGCTTAGAAAGATCAGTGAGGGGGCAACAGAAACTTTGGAACCATCAGATGAGGTGTCTAAGAGGGTTGAAATGCCAATAATAGTAAAAGCAGATGTTCAGGGCACCGTCCAAGCTGTCACAGATGCATTGAGGACTTTAAATAGTCCTCAG gtttttgTGAATGTTGTCCATGTTGGTGTTGGGCCTATTTCTCAATCTGATGTGGAACTTGCAAAAGCGTGTGGTGCATGTATAGTTGGGTTCAATGTAAAGGGTCCATCCAGTTCTATCGGTCTGGCAGCATCTCAAGCCAGTATAAAG TTTGATTGTGGATAA
- the LOC109005996 gene encoding translation initiation factor IF-2-like isoform X2, translating into MALRAFTKKGIRSGFTRVLNSVPPRPAAQSFFSSSLEDAVKELTPASVRCISEFSFSSVSGLAHHKVQVVLPLTSSELWARRTNNELVHENSSNKKIPKKGKFVKRIRTEPPVEAPYVPPKLKRTTKSLVDKTIDIFEGMTIIELAKRAGESISTLQDILVNVGEKVDSEFDPLSIDIAELVAMEVGINVRRLHSNEGAEILPRPAVVTVMGHVDHGKTSLLDALRQTSVAAKEAGGITQHLGAFVVGMQSGASITFLDTPGHAAFSAMRARGAAVTDIVVLVVAADDGVMPQTLEAMAHAKAANVSIVVAINKCDKPAAEPERVKLQLASEGLLLEEMGGDVQVVQVSAIKKTGLDSLEEALLLQAEMMDLKARIDGPAQAYVVEARLDRGRGPLATAIVKAGTLVCGQHVVVGSEWGRIRAIRDMVGKLTEKATPTMPVEIEGLKGLPMAGDDIIVVESEERARMLSEGRKKKFEKDRLRKISEGATETLEPSDEVSKRVEMPIIVKADVQGTVQAVTDALRTLNSPQVFVNVVHVGVGPISQSDVELAKACGACIVGFNVKGPSSSIGLAASQASIKIVLHCVIYHLLEEIGSLIVDKAPGTYESQVAGEAEVLNIFELKGRSKSKGDDVKIAGCRVIDGCVSKSSTLRLLRSGEVVFEGSCASLKREKQDVESVRKGNECGLVIGDWDDLQIGDIIQCLEQIVRKPKFISSESGAVRIEC; encoded by the exons GGTATACGCTCTGGTTTTACAAGAGTGTTGAATTCTGTACCACCAAGACCTGCAGCTCAGTcattcttttcatcttctcttgAGGATGCAGTAAAAGAATTAACCCCTGCTTCAGTAAGATGCATATCAG AGTTCTCTTTCAGCTCAGTGTCGGGATTGGCCCATCACAAGGTTCAAGTAGTATTACCCCTTACAAG TTCGGAGCTTTGGGCTAGAAGGACAAATAATGAGCTAGTTCATGAAAATAGTTCAAATAAAAAGATTCCCAAGAAAGGGAAGTTTGTGAAAAGAATCAGGACTGAGCCACCTGTTGAAGCTCCTTATGTGCCTCCTAAACTCAAAAGAACCACAAAATCCTTGGTAGATAAAACAATTGACATATTTGAAGGCATGACAATTATTGAGCTTGCCAAGCGTGCCGGTGAGTCAATATCCACTCTGCAGGATATTCTTGTAAATGTTGGGGAAAAGGTTGACTCTGAGTTTGACCCTCTCAGCATTGATATTGCCGAGCTGGTAGCAATG GAAGTTGGAATCAACGTTAGGAGGCTACACTCCAATGAAGGTGCAGAAATTTTACCCAGGCCTGCAGTTGTAACAGTTATGGGTCATGTTGATCATGGTAAAACTTCTCTTTTGGATGCTCTACGTCAAACATCTGTTGCAGCGAAGGAAGCTGGAGGCATAACACAGCATCTTGGTGCTTTTGTTGTGGGTATGCAATCAGGAGCATCGATCACATTTCTGGACACACCTGGTCATGCTGCATTCAGTGCAATGCGAGCAAGAGGTGCAGCAGTCACAGATATAGTAGTTCTAGTTGTAGCTGCTGATGATGGGGTGATGCCCCAAACTCTTGAAGCCATGGCTCATGCAAAAGCAGCAAATGTCTCAATTGTTGTTGCTATTAATAAATGTGATAAACCAGCTGCTGAACCAGAAAGGGTAAAACTCCAGCTTGCTTCGGAGGGCTTACTACTAGAGGAGATGGGTGGGGATGTTCAGGTGGTTCAAGTTTCTGCAATAAAGAAGACTGGATTGGATAGCTTGGAGGAGGCTTTGCTTCTCCAGGCTGAAATGATGGATCTGAAAGCACGAATTGATGGGCCTGCTCAAGCTTATGTGGTGGAGGCAAGACTTGACAGGGGACGGGGCCCATTGGCTACTGCAATAGTGAAGGCAGGGACATTGGTTTGTGGGCAGCATGTGGTTGTGGGCTCAGAGTGGGGTAGAATAAGGGCTATTAGGGATATGGTGGGGAAGTTGACAGAAAAGGCAACGCCTACAATGCCTGTCGAAATTGAAGGGCTGAAGGGGCTCCCAATGGCTGGCGATGATATTATAGTTGTGGAATCTGAGGAGCGAGCTAGAATGCTTAGTGAggggaggaaaaagaaatttgagaaagatagGCTTAGAAAGATCAGTGAGGGGGCAACAGAAACTTTGGAACCATCAGATGAGGTGTCTAAGAGGGTTGAAATGCCAATAATAGTAAAAGCAGATGTTCAGGGCACCGTCCAAGCTGTCACAGATGCATTGAGGACTTTAAATAGTCCTCAG gtttttgTGAATGTTGTCCATGTTGGTGTTGGGCCTATTTCTCAATCTGATGTGGAACTTGCAAAAGCGTGTGGTGCATGTATAGTTGGGTTCAATGTAAAGGGTCCATCCAGTTCTATCGGTCTGGCAGCATCTCAAGCCAGTATAAAG ATAGTGCTGCACTGTGTGATTTATCACCTTTTGGAAGAAATTGGCAGTTTGATTGTGGATAAGGCCCCTGGGACTTATGAGTCCCAGGTTGCTGGGGAGGCCGAGGTGCTGAATATATTTGAGCTCAAAGGAAGGAGCAAGTCAAAGGGAGATGATGTGAAAATTGCTGGTTGCCGGGTTATTGATGGCTGTGTCTCAAAATCATCAACCTTGAGGCTTTTGAGGAGTGGGGAAGTAGTATTTGAAGGATCCTGTGCATCTCTTAAGCGGGAGAAGCAGGACGTGGAGTCGGTGAGAAAAGGAAACGAGTGTGGACTTGTGATTGGTGATTGGGATGATCTTCAAATTGGAGACATCATCCAGTGCTTGGAGCAAATTGTGAGGAAGCCCAAGTTCATTTCCTCTGAGAGTGGTGCAGTTCGAATCGAGTGTTGA